A genomic window from Streptomyces sp. NBC_00234 includes:
- a CDS encoding nucleoside deaminase, with translation MTTTDDHALLRRAIALAATAREGGNPPFGSLLSAPDGTVLAEEHNTTLTDRDITAHPELKLAKWAARELDRATAAETTMYTSCQPCGMCEAAIQQAGLRRVVFALSNEQLLDIRPGSGRPPVPQEGPALLDEVRAVVEGYYR, from the coding sequence ATGACCACAACCGACGACCACGCGCTCCTCCGACGGGCCATCGCGCTCGCAGCCACGGCACGGGAGGGCGGCAACCCGCCGTTCGGGTCGCTGTTGTCGGCACCGGACGGAACCGTTCTGGCAGAGGAGCACAACACGACGCTCACCGACAGGGACATCACCGCGCACCCGGAACTGAAGCTGGCGAAGTGGGCCGCGAGGGAGCTGGACAGGGCCACGGCAGCGGAAACCACGATGTACACCAGTTGCCAGCCGTGCGGGATGTGCGAGGCGGCCATCCAGCAGGCGGGGCTGCGGCGGGTGGTGTTCGCCCTGTCCAACGAACAGCTCCTGGACATCAGGCCGGGCAGCGGCCGGCCGCCCGTGCCGCAGGAGGGGCCCGCGCTGCTCGACGAGGTGCGGGCCGTGGTCGAGGGGTACTACCGCTGA
- a CDS encoding DUF4287 domain-containing protein, protein MTDAVKGPAHYFPSIEKKYGRPISEWESLVRASPLTKHMELVAWLKSEHGLGHGHANALVAHTLAEDRGR, encoded by the coding sequence ATGACCGACGCCGTGAAGGGCCCCGCGCACTACTTCCCCTCGATCGAGAAGAAGTACGGCCGCCCGATCTCCGAGTGGGAGAGCCTCGTACGTGCGTCGCCGCTGACCAAGCACATGGAGCTGGTCGCCTGGCTCAAGTCCGAACACGGCCTGGGCCACGGCCACGCCAACGCCCTGGTCGCCCACACCCTCGCCGAGGACCGCGGCCGGTAG
- a CDS encoding aldo/keto reductase, with product MTTTRATPYPPFLLGGDLPVARMGFGAMRLPARDIAGPANDPETSAAVLRRAVELGVNHIDTAWFYFHGGISANGLIHRALRPYPDDLVLAAKVGPVRHADGSWGAPAGPRELVAGVHRTLRELGRDRLDLVYLRLQPEEAAEHGGDGTLAERFGALAALREEGLIRHLGLSNTTTEQLTRAQRIAPVTAVQNLYGLFHRQDPDVLDACTRQGIAFVPFFSLESLGRPEPAEPLARIAARHGASPEQVKLAWTMARSPVVLPIPGTSSVAHVEDNIAAAGVRLDAEDLADLDAPAAPRP from the coding sequence ATGACCACGACCCGTGCAACCCCGTATCCCCCCTTCCTGCTCGGCGGAGACCTTCCCGTCGCGCGCATGGGTTTCGGCGCCATGCGGCTGCCGGCCCGGGACATCGCCGGCCCCGCGAACGATCCGGAGACCTCTGCCGCCGTACTGAGGCGGGCCGTCGAACTCGGCGTGAACCACATCGACACCGCCTGGTTCTACTTCCACGGCGGGATCTCGGCGAACGGCCTGATCCACCGTGCTCTGCGCCCCTACCCCGACGACCTGGTCCTCGCGGCCAAGGTCGGCCCGGTCCGGCACGCCGACGGCAGCTGGGGCGCCCCGGCGGGCCCCCGGGAACTGGTCGCCGGCGTCCACCGCACGCTGCGCGAACTCGGCCGGGACCGCCTCGACCTGGTCTATCTGCGCCTCCAGCCGGAAGAGGCGGCCGAGCACGGCGGGGACGGGACACTCGCCGAACGGTTCGGCGCGCTCGCCGCCCTGCGCGAGGAAGGTCTGATCCGGCACCTCGGCCTCAGCAACACCACCACGGAACAGCTCACCCGGGCGCAGCGGATCGCCCCGGTGACGGCCGTACAGAACCTGTACGGCCTGTTCCACCGCCAGGACCCCGACGTCCTCGACGCCTGCACCCGGCAGGGCATCGCCTTCGTGCCGTTCTTCTCCCTGGAAAGCCTGGGCCGCCCCGAGCCGGCCGAGCCGCTCGCCCGGATCGCGGCTCGCCACGGCGCCTCTCCCGAACAGGTCAAGCTCGCCTGGACGATGGCCCGTTCACCAGTCGTCCTCCCGATCCCCGGGACCTCCTCGGTGGCCCACGTGGAGGACAACATCGCGGCGGCCGGCGTCCGCCTCGACGCGGAGGACCTGGCCGATCTGGACGCGCCGGCGGCGCCGCGCCCTTGA
- a CDS encoding helix-turn-helix transcriptional regulator yields MATTEIVTLRGEAELVRRAGALFGGVRREFLCAAGDLDTWSGAASAARRSPAPGLVVRKLYGPGVFRTSAGREVLHRLTTAGAEIRISPAPPAHETIVVDGRLAVLAAPRPTAGEARTYNVVQEPTVVAGVRALFETAWETSTDLATYRRNPFPLLDEGQRAVLRSLAAGHTDEAASRLLGVSLRTYRRRVASLMTALDARSRFQAGLRAREILGGRHGTPPGGLQE; encoded by the coding sequence ATGGCGACGACGGAGATCGTGACCCTGCGGGGCGAGGCCGAGCTGGTTCGACGTGCGGGCGCGCTCTTCGGCGGCGTACGGAGGGAGTTCCTGTGCGCTGCCGGGGACCTCGACACGTGGTCCGGGGCGGCATCGGCCGCCCGTCGCTCCCCGGCGCCGGGCCTCGTGGTGCGCAAGCTGTACGGGCCCGGCGTGTTCCGGACATCCGCCGGGCGGGAGGTGCTCCACCGACTCACCACGGCAGGCGCGGAGATCCGGATCTCACCCGCGCCCCCGGCCCACGAGACGATCGTCGTCGACGGGCGCCTCGCGGTGCTGGCGGCCCCGAGGCCGACTGCGGGGGAGGCCCGTACCTACAACGTCGTGCAGGAGCCGACCGTGGTGGCCGGAGTCCGCGCCCTGTTCGAGACGGCCTGGGAGACCTCGACGGACCTCGCGACGTACCGCCGGAACCCGTTCCCCCTCCTCGACGAGGGCCAACGCGCCGTGCTGCGGTCCCTGGCGGCCGGCCACACGGACGAGGCGGCGTCCCGCCTCCTCGGAGTGTCCCTGCGCACCTACCGGCGGCGGGTGGCTTCCCTGATGACCGCTCTGGACGCCCGTTCCCGGTTCCAGGCCGGCCTGCGGGCCCGCGAGATCCTCGGCGGGCGGCACGGCACGCCTCCCGGAGGTCTCCAGGAGTAG
- a CDS encoding LPXTG cell wall anchor domain-containing protein — MKIRRILATAVAAAVTTPVLLLSVTPAFADGKPAAQTQEKPSISELERAAAAAQTAYDDAVAAENAAYAALEALLSDTAPLKVALDAAETAAADAATAKAAADQAVVDAEAAVDALPETATEEEKTAAATALTDAEAAAAAAGEAKTAADAEFVAAGDALDDARVAASRAVGQAQDATEAALADKTAADEALAKAKEEAAEEGEGGEECVPESKLTTVVTGLPSTVVAGTKVNFKLRVTNGTDKTLDEVLPFAYVHATDKSGLKDIDDLVHLQWSSASSKKWQTVDNEHYMDAISPLKAGAHTDVKMRLTIDASAPAGNGVTFVAGDYFNEDGSCGGNPDLEGYEFMIAAAGSEPGKVDDAKPSTTKPNTSGLQPQSGASASPVSGSLASTGTSSATSQLALASGAALVIGAGAVFVVRRRKTGSHA; from the coding sequence GTGAAGATTCGCCGGATTCTCGCCACAGCTGTTGCCGCCGCAGTGACCACACCTGTTCTCCTGCTGTCGGTCACCCCCGCGTTCGCCGACGGAAAGCCGGCAGCCCAGACGCAGGAGAAGCCCTCCATCTCGGAGCTGGAAAGGGCCGCCGCCGCGGCGCAGACGGCGTACGACGACGCCGTCGCCGCCGAGAACGCCGCCTACGCGGCTCTCGAAGCGCTCCTCTCCGACACCGCCCCCCTGAAGGTGGCGCTGGACGCCGCCGAGACCGCCGCGGCCGACGCCGCCACCGCGAAGGCCGCCGCCGACCAGGCGGTCGTCGACGCCGAGGCGGCGGTCGACGCCCTCCCGGAGACGGCCACCGAGGAGGAGAAGACCGCCGCGGCGACGGCTCTCACCGATGCGGAAGCCGCCGCCGCAGCCGCCGGTGAGGCCAAGACCGCCGCCGATGCCGAGTTCGTGGCAGCCGGTGACGCGCTCGACGACGCGCGGGTCGCCGCATCCCGGGCGGTGGGCCAGGCGCAGGACGCCACCGAGGCGGCGCTCGCCGACAAGACCGCGGCCGACGAGGCGCTGGCCAAGGCGAAGGAGGAGGCGGCCGAGGAGGGTGAGGGCGGCGAGGAATGCGTCCCCGAGTCCAAGCTGACCACGGTCGTCACGGGTCTGCCGTCCACGGTCGTCGCCGGTACGAAGGTCAACTTCAAGCTCCGGGTGACCAACGGCACCGACAAGACGCTGGACGAGGTGCTTCCGTTCGCCTACGTCCACGCGACCGACAAGAGCGGTCTCAAGGACATCGACGACCTGGTGCACCTGCAGTGGTCGTCCGCCTCGTCCAAGAAGTGGCAGACCGTCGACAACGAGCACTACATGGACGCCATCAGCCCGCTGAAGGCCGGCGCCCACACAGACGTCAAGATGCGCCTCACGATCGACGCCTCGGCCCCCGCGGGCAACGGCGTCACCTTCGTCGCCGGTGACTACTTCAACGAGGACGGCTCCTGCGGCGGGAACCCCGACCTCGAGGGCTACGAGTTCATGATCGCCGCCGCGGGCAGTGAGCCCGGCAAGGTCGACGACGCCAAGCCCAGCACGACCAAGCCGAACACCTCCGGCCTCCAGCCGCAGAGCGGCGCGTCGGCCAGCCCCGTGAGCGGCAGCCTCGCCTCCACGGGCACGTCCTCCGCGACCTCGCAGCTCGCCCTCGCGAGTGGCGCGGCCCTGGTGATCGGCGCGGGCGCGGTGTTCGTCGTACGCCGTCGCAAGACCGGCTCCCACGCCTGA
- a CDS encoding e9imm peptide, producing MSRDEAVPLVQRLLDVDVADEAEGDDILEVLRRGLACPHISDYIYWGLDAEPNAGQIVDRALAYRPIAL from the coding sequence ATGAGCCGGGACGAAGCCGTGCCCCTCGTGCAGCGCCTCCTGGACGTCGACGTCGCCGACGAAGCAGAAGGCGACGACATTCTGGAAGTCCTGCGACGCGGGCTCGCATGCCCTCACATCAGCGACTACATCTACTGGGGCCTCGACGCCGAACCGAATGCCGGGCAGATCGTCGATCGAGCGTTGGCCTACAGGCCGATCGCACTCTGA
- a CDS encoding MBL fold metallo-hydrolase — translation MTDAPLGRSADYRILTTGYTLSTGPGVAATVSYISDGEHRVIVDPGMVAGRDRILGPLAEAGIGPDDITDVVLSHHHPDNTMNVGLFGNARVHDHKAIYLNDQWTDRDAEGYELTPSLRLIRTPGHSREDITLLAGTESGVVAFVGDLWWRPNGPVDDPVAPDHDLLLASRLRVLTAADVIVPGHGPAFPADDTAPR, via the coding sequence ATGACAGACGCACCGCTCGGACGCAGCGCCGACTACCGCATCCTGACCACGGGTTACACCCTCTCCACCGGCCCCGGGGTGGCCGCCACCGTCTCGTACATCAGCGACGGGGAGCACCGCGTGATCGTCGACCCGGGCATGGTGGCCGGCCGCGACCGGATCCTCGGCCCGCTCGCCGAGGCGGGGATCGGCCCCGACGACATCACCGATGTGGTGCTCAGTCACCACCACCCGGACAACACCATGAACGTCGGCCTCTTCGGCAACGCTCGCGTCCACGACCACAAGGCGATCTACCTCAACGACCAGTGGACCGACCGCGACGCCGAGGGCTACGAACTGACCCCGTCGCTCAGGCTGATCCGCACCCCGGGCCACAGCCGCGAGGACATCACCCTGCTGGCAGGCACGGAGTCGGGCGTCGTGGCCTTCGTCGGCGACCTGTGGTGGCGCCCCAACGGCCCGGTGGACGACCCGGTCGCCCCGGACCACGACCTGCTCCTGGCATCCCGGCTCCGGGTACTCACCGCCGCAGACGTGATCGTCCCGGGCCACGGCCCCGCATTCCCGGCCGACGACACCGCGCCGCGTTAG
- a CDS encoding GlxA family transcriptional regulator — MPPFVSVAAYASPGVGMLGAGIVSEVFDARGPDLPRFDFALCTDRPGRIRSDVGLPIVAEHGLDRLAEADLVIALPWADFRTPPGPAVLDALTAAHGRGALVAGQCVGAFALAAAGLLDGRRATTHWRFTGLLAERHPDVTVEPDALYIDEGRIVTGAGAAAGFDLCLHLLRREYGAATANAIARDLVLPSHRDGGQAQYLATPAPEDCQDDRLADVLDWAREHLHESLPVAELARRALMSRRSFARRFAASTGTTPHAWLLGLRLSRAEELLETTDLPVEEIARLVGFGSAAVLRSQFVRRRGVPPRSYRRSFTRTP; from the coding sequence ATGCCCCCCTTCGTGTCCGTCGCCGCCTATGCCTCGCCCGGCGTCGGCATGCTCGGAGCCGGCATCGTCTCCGAGGTGTTCGACGCGCGGGGCCCGGACCTGCCGCGCTTCGACTTCGCCCTGTGCACGGACCGGCCGGGGCGGATCCGCAGCGATGTCGGGCTGCCGATCGTGGCCGAGCACGGACTGGACCGGCTGGCCGAGGCCGACCTGGTGATCGCCCTGCCGTGGGCGGACTTCCGTACCCCGCCGGGACCCGCCGTGCTCGACGCACTGACCGCCGCGCACGGGCGCGGCGCACTCGTCGCGGGTCAGTGCGTCGGCGCTTTCGCGCTCGCCGCCGCCGGTCTGCTCGACGGGCGGCGGGCGACCACCCACTGGCGGTTCACCGGGCTGCTGGCCGAGCGGCACCCGGACGTCACCGTCGAACCCGACGCCCTGTACATCGACGAAGGCCGGATCGTCACGGGCGCCGGAGCCGCCGCCGGGTTCGACCTGTGTCTGCACCTCCTGCGGCGGGAGTACGGCGCCGCCACGGCCAACGCCATCGCCCGTGATCTGGTCCTGCCGTCCCACCGCGACGGAGGACAGGCCCAGTACCTGGCCACGCCGGCCCCCGAGGACTGCCAGGACGACCGGCTCGCGGACGTGCTGGACTGGGCCCGTGAGCACCTCCACGAGTCGCTTCCCGTGGCGGAGCTGGCCCGCCGGGCGCTGATGAGCAGGCGGTCCTTCGCCCGCCGCTTCGCCGCCTCGACCGGCACCACCCCGCACGCCTGGCTGCTCGGGCTGCGGCTCAGCCGTGCCGAGGAACTCCTGGAGACCACGGACCTGCCCGTCGAGGAGATCGCCCGGCTGGTCGGTTTCGGCAGCGCCGCGGTTCTGCGCTCGCAGTTCGTACGGCGTCGGGGTGTACCGCCCCGCTCCTACCGCCGTTCCTTCACCCGCACGCCGTAG
- a CDS encoding TetR/AcrR family transcriptional regulator, with protein MAYRKTPAEIRRLEAAREHLIACATSVVAEVGWSQASVTAVADSAGIAAGSVYQHFPSKAALAVEVFRRAAAREVEVLGEVLHGPGDPVERLGRGVEVFARRALENRGLAYALLAAPAEPAVGAERLDFRRRYRALFAEVVHEGIAAELLPAQNGEITAAALTGAIGEVLVDPLGSPDESATDGLLAELTATALRCAGAATARTDPAPPEEAP; from the coding sequence ATGGCCTACCGCAAGACCCCCGCCGAAATCCGTCGGCTCGAAGCCGCCCGGGAGCACCTGATCGCCTGCGCCACCTCGGTCGTCGCCGAAGTGGGCTGGTCACAGGCATCGGTGACCGCGGTCGCCGACTCGGCCGGCATCGCGGCCGGCTCCGTCTACCAGCACTTCCCGTCCAAGGCGGCGCTCGCCGTGGAGGTGTTCCGGCGGGCCGCCGCACGCGAGGTGGAGGTGCTCGGCGAGGTCCTGCACGGACCAGGCGACCCGGTCGAGCGACTCGGTCGCGGTGTGGAGGTCTTCGCCCGCCGGGCCCTGGAGAACCGCGGACTGGCCTACGCCCTGCTCGCCGCCCCCGCCGAACCCGCGGTCGGCGCCGAGCGCCTCGACTTCCGCCGCCGCTACCGCGCGCTGTTCGCCGAGGTGGTGCACGAGGGCATCGCGGCCGAGCTGCTGCCCGCGCAGAACGGCGAGATCACCGCCGCCGCACTCACCGGAGCGATCGGCGAGGTCCTCGTCGACCCGCTCGGCAGCCCGGACGAGAGCGCCACCGACGGGCTTCTGGCCGAACTCACCGCCACGGCGCTGCGCTGCGCGGGCGCCGCGACCGCCCGAACCGACCCGGCTCCCCCGGAGGAGGCACCATGA
- a CDS encoding acyl-CoA dehydrogenase family protein — protein sequence MTTATTTTTLPPSSHPTAATHEVTNQVPPLTGYDAADDPVLLEGVHREGAGWHVDELHRFGRLVGSEEAQQWADRANRHEPELRTHDRYGHRVDEVEFHPAYHSLMDASVSAGIAGAAWADERPGAHVARAGTFMLATMLEAGHLCPVSMTYAVVPALRHAPELAKTYEPLLTSRTYEPGLRTPSEKRGLLAGMGMTEKQGGTDVRANTTTAAVQADGTWRLRGHKWFTSAPMNDLFLVLAQAPGGLSCFLVPRVLPDGSRNTFRIQRLKDKLGNRSNASSEPEFDDTVAWLVGDEGKGVRTIIDMVTMTRLDCVLGSAAGTRAALAQAAHHVRHRAVFGAKLIDQPLMRNVIADLAVESEAATTLALRLAGAADRAHRGDDRERAFLRLATAVGKYWVCKRQPAAVAEALECLGGNGYDEASGMPRLYREAPLNGIWEGSGNVNALDMLRALAREPEALDAFRTEIGAAAGADRRLDAAWRELQGELVLTEDAPLRARRVIERAALVLQGSLLVRHAPAAVADAFCASRLAGDRGLAFGTLPPGADFTGLLERLPV from the coding sequence ATGACCACCGCCACGACCACGACCACGCTCCCGCCGAGCAGTCACCCCACCGCGGCGACCCACGAGGTGACCAACCAGGTCCCGCCGCTGACCGGATACGACGCCGCGGACGACCCGGTCCTGCTCGAAGGCGTACACCGGGAAGGCGCCGGCTGGCACGTGGACGAGCTGCACCGCTTCGGCCGTCTGGTCGGCAGCGAGGAGGCGCAGCAGTGGGCGGACCGGGCCAACCGCCACGAGCCCGAGCTGCGTACCCACGACCGCTACGGCCACCGCGTGGACGAGGTCGAGTTCCACCCCGCGTACCACTCCCTGATGGACGCGTCGGTGAGCGCCGGCATCGCGGGCGCCGCCTGGGCCGACGAGCGCCCCGGCGCCCATGTGGCGCGGGCCGGGACCTTCATGCTGGCCACGATGCTGGAAGCGGGGCACCTGTGCCCGGTCTCCATGACGTACGCGGTGGTCCCCGCCCTGCGTCACGCCCCCGAGCTCGCGAAGACGTACGAGCCGCTGCTCACCAGCCGCACCTACGAGCCCGGGCTGCGCACGCCGTCCGAGAAGCGCGGACTGCTCGCCGGAATGGGCATGACGGAGAAGCAGGGCGGCACGGATGTCCGGGCCAACACGACCACGGCGGCCGTGCAGGCGGACGGCACGTGGCGGCTGCGCGGGCACAAGTGGTTCACCAGCGCTCCGATGAACGACCTGTTCCTCGTGCTGGCGCAGGCCCCCGGCGGCCTGTCGTGCTTCCTCGTCCCCCGCGTCCTGCCCGACGGCAGCCGCAACACGTTCCGCATCCAGCGGCTCAAGGACAAGCTCGGCAACCGCTCCAACGCGAGCAGCGAGCCCGAGTTCGACGACACGGTGGCCTGGCTCGTCGGCGACGAGGGCAAGGGCGTGCGCACCATCATCGACATGGTCACGATGACCCGCCTCGACTGCGTGCTCGGCTCGGCGGCCGGCACCCGTGCCGCTCTCGCGCAGGCCGCCCACCATGTCCGCCACCGTGCGGTGTTCGGCGCCAAGCTGATCGACCAGCCCCTGATGCGCAACGTGATCGCCGATCTCGCCGTGGAGTCCGAGGCCGCGACCACGCTCGCGCTGCGGCTGGCCGGGGCGGCCGACCGGGCCCATCGGGGCGACGACCGGGAGCGGGCCTTCCTGCGCCTGGCGACGGCCGTCGGCAAGTACTGGGTGTGCAAGCGGCAGCCCGCCGCGGTCGCCGAGGCGCTGGAATGCCTGGGCGGCAACGGTTATGACGAAGCATCAGGCATGCCGCGGCTGTACCGCGAAGCCCCGCTGAACGGCATCTGGGAGGGCTCGGGCAATGTGAACGCCCTCGACATGCTGCGGGCCCTGGCCCGTGAGCCCGAGGCCCTCGACGCCTTCCGTACGGAGATCGGGGCGGCGGCCGGAGCGGACCGGCGGCTCGACGCGGCCTGGCGCGAGCTGCAGGGCGAACTCGTACTCACCGAGGACGCTCCCCTGCGCGCCCGCCGGGTCATCGAACGGGCCGCACTCGTCCTCCAGGGCTCGCTGCTGGTCCGCCACGCCCCGGCCGCCGTCGCCGACGCCTTCTGCGCCTCGCGGCTGGCCGGTGACCGGGGACTCGCCTTCGGGACGCTGCCGCCCGGCGCGGACTTCACGGGGCTGCTGGAGCGGCTGCCCGTCTGA
- a CDS encoding CBM35 domain-containing protein gives MQMRPVIACVGLLAGSLVALSGTTAQAASVRYEAERSPAVCTGAIESEWPGYSDSGFCNADNAVGASAQFTVNAAAAGTATLQVRFANGTTTARPATVTVNGSAATSASFEGTGAWGTWVTKTVTVPVRAGSNTIQLSPTTANGLPNVDYLDVETGGTTPPPTGSALYVAPNGSESAAGTETAPTTLASAISRVGSGGTILMRGGTYSLAQTVTIAPGNNGTAAAPTELSAYPGETPVLNFSAQAEDPANRGLAVNGDYWHVKGLVVEHAGDNGIFVGGHHNTLERTVTRFNRDTGLQLSRIASTTPRDQWPSDNLVLSAESHDNADSDGEDADGFAAKLTVGSGNVFRYAVSHNNIDDGWDLYTKTDTGPIGAVTIEDSLAYENGTLSDGSQNSSGDRNGYKLGGEDIGVDHVIRRSIAYDNGKHGFTYNRNLGTMSVSDNVSIDNAERNFSFDGGTSVFRNNVSCRSSSGTNDKTVGDADATNQFWSGTNGSRCSAYAGALDWSYASDGRLAVTFGGSRVTP, from the coding sequence ATGCAAATGAGACCCGTCATCGCGTGCGTCGGCCTGCTGGCCGGCTCGCTCGTCGCGCTGTCCGGCACCACGGCGCAGGCCGCGTCCGTCCGGTACGAGGCCGAGCGCTCCCCCGCCGTCTGCACCGGCGCCATCGAATCGGAATGGCCCGGCTACTCGGACAGCGGCTTCTGCAACGCCGACAACGCGGTGGGCGCCTCCGCGCAGTTCACCGTGAACGCCGCCGCCGCGGGCACCGCCACGCTTCAGGTCCGGTTCGCCAACGGAACGACCACCGCCCGGCCCGCGACCGTCACGGTCAACGGATCGGCGGCCACCTCCGCGTCCTTCGAGGGCACCGGCGCATGGGGCACGTGGGTGACCAAGACAGTCACCGTGCCGGTGCGCGCGGGCAGCAACACGATCCAGCTCAGCCCGACCACGGCCAACGGGCTGCCCAATGTCGACTACCTCGACGTCGAGACGGGGGGCACCACGCCCCCGCCGACCGGCTCCGCGCTGTACGTGGCACCGAACGGCAGCGAGAGCGCAGCCGGGACGGAGACGGCGCCCACCACGCTCGCCTCGGCGATCTCCCGCGTCGGTTCCGGCGGGACGATCCTCATGCGCGGCGGGACGTACTCCCTCGCGCAGACCGTCACCATCGCCCCGGGCAACAACGGCACCGCCGCGGCCCCGACGGAGCTGTCCGCCTACCCGGGCGAGACTCCCGTGCTGAACTTCTCCGCCCAGGCCGAGGACCCCGCCAACCGCGGGCTCGCCGTGAACGGCGACTACTGGCACGTCAAGGGCCTCGTCGTCGAGCACGCCGGTGACAACGGGATCTTCGTCGGCGGCCACCACAACACCCTCGAACGCACGGTGACGCGCTTCAACCGCGACACCGGCCTGCAGCTCTCGCGGATCGCCTCCACCACTCCGCGCGACCAGTGGCCGTCCGACAACCTCGTCCTCAGCGCCGAGTCGCACGACAACGCCGACTCCGACGGCGAGGACGCCGACGGCTTCGCGGCGAAGCTCACCGTCGGCTCCGGCAACGTCTTCCGCTACGCCGTGTCGCACAACAACATCGACGACGGCTGGGACCTCTACACCAAGACCGACACCGGCCCCATCGGCGCGGTGACCATCGAGGACTCCCTCGCCTACGAGAACGGCACGTTGAGCGACGGGTCCCAGAACTCCAGCGGTGACCGCAACGGCTACAAGCTCGGCGGCGAGGACATCGGGGTCGACCACGTGATCCGGCGCAGCATCGCGTACGACAACGGCAAGCACGGATTCACGTACAACAGGAATCTCGGCACGATGTCGGTCTCGGACAACGTCAGCATCGACAACGCCGAGCGCAACTTCTCCTTCGACGGCGGCACTTCGGTGTTCCGCAACAACGTCTCGTGCCGCAGTTCCAGCGGCACGAACGACAAGACCGTGGGCGACGCCGACGCCACGAACCAGTTCTGGTCCGGCACGAACGGCTCCCGGTGCTCCGCGTACGCGGGCGCACTGGACTGGTCCTACGCCTCGGACGGCCGCCTCGCCGTGACCTTCGGCGGCAGCCGGGTGACGCCGTAG
- a CDS encoding MerR family transcriptional regulator, whose amino-acid sequence MTADNALGGRLDDDDYPAYTMGRAAEMLGTNAGFLRALGDARLITPLRSEGGHRRYSRYQLRIAARARELVDQGTPVEAACRIVILEDQLEEAQRINAEYRRTAANAAESSG is encoded by the coding sequence ATGACAGCGGATAATGCGCTCGGCGGCCGGCTCGACGACGACGACTACCCTGCGTACACCATGGGGCGGGCGGCCGAGATGCTCGGCACCAACGCCGGCTTTCTCCGTGCTCTCGGAGATGCCCGCCTGATCACCCCGCTCCGTTCCGAGGGCGGCCACCGGCGCTATTCCCGGTACCAGCTGCGGATCGCGGCCCGCGCACGCGAACTCGTCGACCAGGGCACCCCGGTCGAGGCCGCCTGCCGCATCGTGATCCTTGAGGACCAGCTCGAGGAAGCACAGCGCATCAACGCCGAATACCGCCGCACCGCGGCAAACGCGGCCGAGAGCTCCGGCTGA
- a CDS encoding NADH:flavin oxidoreductase, producing MTDVYAGRAADALSRPFAVRGLTARNRIAMAPMTRQFSPNGVPGQDVADYYTRRAAGGVGLIITEGTYVDHHSAGTSDRIPRFHGAEALAGWADVADSVHRVGGAIIPQLWHVGVTRTEGAPPVADAEPVSPSGVSLAGAAKGRAMTQKDLDDVIGAFADAAAAAERAGFDGVELHGAHGYLIDQFLWSGTNRRTDAYGGDLVARTRFAAEIVAACRAAVSDAFPLFFRMSQWKMDAYEAKLAATPAELDALLTPLADAGVDVFHASTRRYWLPEFDDSDLNLAGWVKKISGRPTVTVGSVGLDGDFFSAFQGNGSGVTGIEQLLERLERDEFDMVAVGRALIADPEWAAKTLRGRTDEITPFGAEMLSTLR from the coding sequence GTGACAGACGTATACGCCGGCCGTGCCGCAGACGCCCTCTCGCGCCCCTTCGCCGTCCGCGGACTCACCGCGCGCAACCGGATCGCGATGGCCCCCATGACCCGGCAGTTCTCGCCGAACGGCGTCCCGGGCCAGGACGTGGCGGACTACTACACGCGGCGGGCCGCCGGTGGTGTCGGGCTGATCATCACCGAGGGCACCTACGTCGACCACCACTCCGCGGGCACCAGCGACCGCATCCCGCGGTTCCACGGTGCGGAGGCACTCGCGGGCTGGGCGGACGTCGCGGACTCCGTGCACCGCGTGGGCGGCGCGATCATTCCGCAGCTGTGGCACGTGGGCGTCACCCGCACCGAGGGCGCCCCGCCCGTGGCGGACGCCGAGCCGGTCAGCCCCTCGGGCGTGTCACTGGCGGGTGCTGCCAAGGGGCGCGCCATGACGCAGAAGGACCTCGACGACGTGATCGGCGCCTTCGCCGACGCGGCGGCAGCCGCCGAGCGCGCCGGGTTCGACGGCGTCGAACTGCACGGCGCGCACGGCTACTTGATCGACCAGTTCCTCTGGTCGGGCACCAACCGGCGTACGGACGCCTACGGCGGCGACCTCGTCGCGCGGACCCGGTTCGCGGCCGAGATCGTGGCGGCCTGCCGTGCGGCCGTGTCCGACGCCTTCCCCCTCTTCTTCCGGATGTCCCAGTGGAAGATGGACGCGTACGAGGCGAAGCTCGCCGCGACGCCGGCGGAGTTGGACGCCCTGCTGACCCCGCTCGCCGACGCCGGTGTCGACGTCTTCCACGCGTCCACCCGCCGCTACTGGCTGCCGGAGTTCGACGACTCCGATCTGAACCTCGCCGGCTGGGTGAAGAAGATCAGCGGCAGGCCGACGGTCACCGTGGGCTCGGTCGGCCTGGACGGTGACTTCTTCAGCGCCTTCCAGGGCAACGGCTCGGGCGTCACCGGCATCGAGCAGCTGCTGGAGCGGCTGGAGCGCGACGAGTTCGACATGGTGGCCGTCGGCCGCGCGCTGATCGCCGACCCCGAGTGGGCGGCGAAGACGCTGCGCGGTCGCACCGACGAGATCACCCCGTTCGGCGCGGAGATGCTCTCGACCCTGCGCTGA